The following are from one region of the Mucilaginibacter terrenus genome:
- a CDS encoding DUF47 domain-containing protein, with translation MSLNSIFQYFVPKDKKTFFPLFEQAASNVVTMATILVEAVNSTNPVTQEELFRQIDKLENKGDELTHQIYLELGKNFITPFDREDIHSLATAIDDVADYIHGASNRMSLYKIEDYNEHIRKLSDLILQASGDLEKAVRELKDLKNVRAIADSCIRINSVENQADYVFDRAVADLFLYETDAIKLIKYKEILAALETATDMCEDAANVMESILVKNA, from the coding sequence ATGTCTCTTAACAGTATCTTTCAATACTTTGTCCCTAAGGATAAAAAAACTTTCTTCCCGCTTTTTGAGCAGGCAGCAAGCAACGTTGTAACTATGGCTACTATACTGGTAGAAGCTGTAAACTCTACTAACCCGGTTACACAAGAAGAACTGTTTCGCCAGATAGATAAGCTGGAAAACAAAGGTGACGAACTTACCCACCAGATATACCTGGAACTGGGCAAGAACTTCATTACCCCGTTTGACCGTGAAGATATACACTCGCTGGCCACCGCGATAGATGACGTAGCTGATTATATACATGGTGCATCAAACCGGATGAGCCTGTATAAAATAGAAGATTATAACGAGCACATTCGCAAACTGTCTGACCTTATTCTGCAGGCCAGCGGTGACCTTGAAAAAGCTGTACGCGAACTGAAAGACTTGAAGAACGTGCGTGCGATTGCCGATTCTTGTATCCGCATTAACAGCGTAGAAAACCAGGCCGACTACGTGTTTGACCGTGCTGTTGCAGATCTTTTCCTGTACGAGACCGACGCTATTAAACTAATTAAATACAAAGAGATACTGGCTGCGCTGGAAACGGCTACAGATATGTGCGAGGATGCTGCCAACGTGATGGAATCTATTTTAGTTAAAAACGCCTAA
- a CDS encoding energy transducer TonB, with protein sequence MDKQRHDITLIQKYLSGELDAKAMHQLERQAQHDPFLMDAIEGYEASANNQSANLSRLSQRLQERVEEKQRRIIPWWMMAAAAGVIGFMVVVGLLYNRNKPINAPLSARNEHLPPADTIPKSLPPATIDSVPVLAIAPPRTKETKAARQYRNDRTLVESETPQITDTTRTIAAQPQASASSELPLDERVMDVIAKQRDSGEMPAVVAISKKPLSQPLTGKVEGVTKKEREGRPEYNNRYYLGDLATVQPPKVDVKSKVIAAENNPVAATGTGLAAPSQSTSRFKTSTAKDSANTSMGYIGSANGKDAGSQLAEVTVVRAESTARPLIGMEAYNAYIAQQAVLPAGEKTGDVKLKFDVSPNGTISNISVVKSLSSIADAKARSIVSNGPSWKGNDSGKSQQVLFTVTFRSL encoded by the coding sequence GTGGATAAACAAAGGCACGATATAACCCTTATACAAAAGTACCTCAGCGGGGAACTTGATGCCAAAGCTATGCACCAACTAGAGCGGCAGGCACAGCATGATCCATTCCTGATGGATGCTATAGAAGGTTATGAAGCATCGGCAAACAATCAGTCTGCCAATCTTAGCAGGCTTTCGCAACGTTTGCAGGAAAGAGTGGAAGAGAAGCAGCGCCGCATTATTCCGTGGTGGATGATGGCTGCCGCGGCGGGCGTGATAGGCTTTATGGTGGTGGTTGGGTTACTCTACAATAGGAATAAACCCATCAATGCTCCTTTATCCGCGCGTAACGAGCACTTACCGCCAGCCGATACAATTCCGAAGTCCCTGCCGCCTGCTACGATTGATAGCGTTCCTGTGCTTGCAATCGCACCGCCACGTACAAAGGAGACTAAAGCAGCTCGTCAGTATAGAAACGACCGCACCCTTGTGGAAAGCGAAACCCCCCAAATTACTGATACAACCAGGACGATCGCCGCCCAGCCACAGGCTTCAGCCTCATCTGAGTTGCCGTTGGATGAGCGTGTAATGGACGTTATTGCCAAGCAAAGAGATTCCGGTGAAATGCCCGCGGTAGTTGCGATCAGCAAAAAGCCACTTTCGCAGCCATTAACAGGTAAAGTGGAGGGTGTAACCAAAAAGGAGCGTGAAGGCAGGCCGGAATATAACAATCGCTACTACCTGGGGGACCTTGCTACCGTACAGCCCCCGAAGGTTGATGTAAAGAGTAAAGTTATTGCGGCTGAAAACAATCCGGTTGCCGCTACCGGCACCGGGCTTGCTGCGCCTTCTCAATCAACAAGCCGCTTTAAAACTTCCACAGCAAAGGATTCGGCAAATACCTCAATGGGTTACATAGGATCCGCCAATGGGAAAGATGCAGGTTCGCAATTGGCAGAAGTTACGGTGGTACGAGCAGAGAGTACTGCACGCCCCCTAATAGGTATGGAGGCTTACAACGCTTACATAGCTCAACAGGCGGTGCTACCGGCGGGAGAGAAAACAGGTGACGTAAAATTGAAGTTTGACGTAAGCCCGAACGGAACCATCAGCAATATAAGCGTAGTAAAAAGCCTTAGCTCCATTGCTGATGCTAAGGCCAGGAGTATTGTTTCCAACGGCCCATCATGGAAAGGCAATGATAGCGGAAAGTCACAGCAGGTACTCTTCACTGTAACATTCCGCTCGTTGTAA
- a CDS encoding DUF4197 domain-containing protein, translating into MKKALLLLFPILLFTATSCDTLNQVAQTTIQQYGNPTNLEISNGLKQALEIGTGKSSDQLSTVDGFFANAAVKILFPPEAQKVEKTLRSIGLGKLADNVVLSLNRAAEDAAKGAKPIFVNAIKQMTIQDVTNILLGNQDAATQYFKRTTTLQLSSSFKPVIQNSLNKVGATKYYGDAAAAYNKIPLVSKINPDITDYVTQKAIDGLFYEIAKEELNIRQNLSARTTPLLQKVFGYYDKNKR; encoded by the coding sequence ATGAAAAAAGCCTTACTCCTATTATTTCCGATCCTGCTTTTCACCGCAACCAGCTGCGATACGCTTAACCAGGTAGCTCAAACAACCATTCAGCAATACGGTAACCCTACAAACCTCGAGATCAGTAACGGCCTTAAACAGGCGCTGGAAATAGGTACAGGTAAAAGCTCTGACCAACTTTCTACCGTTGATGGCTTTTTTGCAAATGCTGCCGTAAAAATTCTTTTTCCACCGGAAGCCCAGAAGGTTGAAAAAACCCTCCGCAGTATTGGCTTGGGTAAACTGGCAGACAATGTAGTGTTGTCGCTCAACCGGGCTGCAGAAGATGCAGCCAAAGGTGCTAAACCTATATTTGTGAATGCAATAAAGCAGATGACCATACAGGATGTCACCAACATTTTGCTTGGCAACCAGGATGCTGCTACACAGTACTTCAAACGCACCACTACTTTGCAATTATCATCCAGCTTTAAGCCTGTTATTCAGAACAGTTTGAACAAGGTAGGTGCCACCAAATACTACGGTGATGCAGCCGCGGCTTACAACAAAATACCATTGGTAAGCAAGATCAACCCGGACATAACCGACTATGTTACACAAAAAGCCATAGATGGCTTGTTTTACGAGATAGCTAAAGAAGAGCTTAATATCAGGCAAAACCTCTCTGCCAGAACCACCCCTTTACTACAGAAAGTGTTTGGTTATTACGATAAGAATAAAAGATAA
- a CDS encoding carbohydrate porin, giving the protein MNKTLLLLAALLAGQYARAQDTLKQQRFNLHFQQTVITQAKPSFSANYSGANSLLTNSETQTSLTTTLFGGARLWKGATAYFNPEMSGGSGLSKTLGVAGFPNGETFRVGGAEPKIYIARLYFTQTFGWGNDKDTLADDVNQLGGLRSKRYLNFTVGKFGMADFFDGNEFSHDARSQFMNWALMDNAAWDYPANTRGYVMGAMAELGQPTWALRFAFTMTTTSANGAIWDQRVSRANTQTLEYEKRYKLNGRNGTVRILGFRNNGKMGVYRDALALNPVNPIVDTTLTYGKHKYGFGISADQYLSRDFGVFAKASWNDGKTETWAFTEIDRSVSLGAVLRGGSWNRGDDELGLAFVGNGLSAPHRDYLKAGGYGFIIGDGRLNYSTELIAEVYYKINAYQKKLWLSPDYQFIANPAYNKDRGPVNVFSLRAHVEF; this is encoded by the coding sequence ATGAACAAAACCTTACTCTTATTAGCCGCGCTGCTCGCCGGACAATATGCCCGGGCGCAGGATACTTTAAAACAGCAGCGTTTTAACCTGCACTTCCAGCAAACCGTTATTACACAAGCTAAGCCATCTTTTAGCGCCAACTATTCCGGAGCAAACAGCCTGCTTACCAACAGCGAAACGCAAACGTCGCTTACCACAACTTTATTTGGCGGTGCACGGCTGTGGAAAGGAGCAACGGCATATTTTAATCCGGAGATGTCTGGCGGTTCCGGATTAAGTAAAACACTTGGCGTTGCCGGTTTTCCAAATGGTGAAACCTTCAGGGTAGGCGGTGCCGAACCCAAGATATACATAGCCCGCCTTTACTTTACCCAAACCTTCGGGTGGGGCAATGATAAAGACACCCTGGCAGACGATGTGAACCAGCTCGGCGGCCTGCGCAGCAAGCGTTACCTAAATTTTACGGTCGGCAAATTTGGCATGGCAGATTTTTTCGACGGTAACGAATTCAGCCATGATGCCCGCTCTCAGTTCATGAACTGGGCATTGATGGATAATGCGGCATGGGACTACCCGGCCAATACCCGTGGTTACGTAATGGGCGCAATGGCCGAGCTGGGGCAGCCTACATGGGCGTTGCGATTTGCCTTCACCATGACAACCACCTCTGCAAACGGTGCAATATGGGACCAGCGCGTAAGTCGCGCCAATACGCAAACCCTGGAATACGAGAAACGGTATAAACTGAACGGCCGCAACGGCACAGTACGCATCCTTGGTTTCCGTAACAATGGCAAAATGGGTGTTTACAGAGACGCTTTAGCGCTAAACCCCGTTAACCCCATTGTAGATACTACCCTTACTTACGGCAAGCACAAGTACGGCTTTGGCATCAGTGCCGACCAATACCTCAGCAGAGACTTTGGTGTATTTGCCAAGGCAAGCTGGAATGATGGCAAGACCGAGACCTGGGCCTTTACGGAAATAGACCGGTCTGTAAGTTTAGGGGCTGTATTAAGGGGCGGCAGTTGGAACCGTGGAGATGATGAACTGGGCCTGGCATTTGTTGGCAACGGCCTATCTGCACCGCACCGCGATTACCTGAAAGCGGGCGGTTACGGCTTTATCATAGGCGACGGGCGGCTCAACTACAGCACCGAATTGATTGCCGAGGTTTATTATAAAATTAATGCTTATCAAAAAAAGCTATGGCTATCGCCCGATTACCAGTTTATTGCCAACCCCGCTTATAACAAAGACCGCGGCCCGGTAAACGTTTTCTCTCTGCGCGCGCATGTAGAGTTTTAG
- a CDS encoding inorganic phosphate transporter yields MVTTLLVVVVCLAIIFDFINGFHDAANSIATIVSTKVLTPFQAVLWAAFFNFLAYFAVRYWGFHGGNFSVANTVAKTVLEQFITMQVVLAGLVAAITWNLITWWFGIPSSSSHTLIGGFAGAGMTNAMFMGANAFAAVNAKVVLTTIAYIFLAPFIGLFIAYMVTILILHICKNAKPVKAEKWFKSGQLISSAALSFAHGGNDAQKVMGIIYVALVSSQVIKTGTPMPNWIPVACYSAIALGTMSGGWKIVKTMGTKITKVTPLEGVAAESAGAITLFITENFGIPVSTTHTITGSIIGVGLTKRVSAVRWGVTINLVWAWIITIPISALLAGLVFVLVRALS; encoded by the coding sequence ATGGTAACCACCCTGCTTGTTGTTGTAGTTTGCCTGGCCATTATATTTGATTTTATAAACGGCTTTCACGACGCTGCCAACTCCATTGCTACAATTGTTTCTACCAAGGTTTTAACGCCTTTCCAGGCAGTACTTTGGGCTGCATTCTTCAACTTCCTTGCTTATTTTGCCGTACGGTACTGGGGTTTCCACGGGGGTAATTTTTCCGTTGCAAATACAGTAGCCAAAACCGTACTGGAACAGTTTATAACCATGCAAGTGGTACTGGCCGGCCTTGTTGCCGCCATCACCTGGAACCTTATCACCTGGTGGTTTGGTATCCCCTCAAGCTCATCGCACACGCTTATAGGTGGCTTTGCCGGTGCAGGCATGACCAACGCTATGTTTATGGGCGCCAACGCCTTCGCCGCAGTGAATGCCAAGGTGGTGCTTACTACTATTGCCTACATCTTTTTAGCCCCGTTTATAGGTTTGTTTATTGCATATATGGTGACCATCCTCATCCTGCATATTTGCAAGAACGCCAAGCCTGTTAAGGCCGAAAAATGGTTTAAAAGTGGTCAGCTGATATCATCGGCAGCATTAAGCTTTGCGCATGGTGGTAACGATGCGCAGAAGGTTATGGGTATTATTTACGTTGCCCTTGTATCATCCCAGGTAATTAAAACCGGTACACCAATGCCAAACTGGATACCTGTAGCTTGCTACAGCGCAATTGCACTGGGTACCATGTCTGGCGGCTGGAAGATTGTAAAAACCATGGGCACCAAAATAACTAAGGTTACGCCGCTTGAAGGTGTAGCTGCAGAATCTGCAGGTGCTATCACCCTGTTCATTACCGAAAACTTTGGTATACCGGTATCTACAACACATACCATTACAGGCTCTATTATTGGTGTGGGCCTTACAAAAAGGGTATCTGCTGTACGCTGGGGCGTTACTATAAACCTCGTATGGGCGTGGATAATTACCATCCCGATTTCCGCGCTGCTTGCAGGATTAGTGTTTGTACTGGTACGGGCTTTATCTTAA
- a CDS encoding uracil-DNA glycosylase family protein, translated as MSFGNRVIQFYKEVEYAGPPLPSDIRIMNPYKGDSQVARICKDFYGKYYNDERPRHLILGINPGRFGGGLTGIPFTDPKRLISECNIAYEGKLMHETSSVFIYEMINAYGGPEAFYQDLYINSLFPLALTQIGANGEEKNYNYYDSKELCNVVTPSIIENIRKQISIGCYTDVCFCFGTGKNEKFINKLNDEYHFFDRIVALEHPRFIMQYKSKSKDFYINKYLEAFAAATSSKPK; from the coding sequence ATGTCGTTTGGCAATAGAGTAATACAGTTTTATAAGGAAGTGGAATATGCCGGGCCGCCGTTGCCATCGGATATCCGCATCATGAATCCTTACAAAGGGGATTCGCAGGTAGCACGAATTTGCAAGGACTTTTATGGCAAGTACTATAATGATGAACGCCCTCGCCACTTAATCCTCGGGATAAATCCCGGCCGGTTCGGAGGCGGGCTAACCGGGATACCTTTTACGGATCCTAAGCGGCTTATCTCAGAATGCAATATAGCTTATGAGGGGAAACTTATGCACGAAACATCCTCTGTATTCATCTATGAGATGATAAACGCTTACGGAGGCCCGGAAGCTTTCTATCAGGATCTCTATATCAATTCGCTTTTTCCACTTGCACTCACCCAAATTGGTGCTAATGGAGAGGAAAAGAATTACAATTATTATGATAGTAAAGAGCTTTGTAATGTTGTAACGCCTTCTATTATTGAGAACATTAGAAAGCAGATAAGCATCGGGTGTTATACTGATGTTTGTTTTTGCTTCGGCACAGGGAAGAACGAAAAGTTTATCAATAAGCTAAACGACGAATACCACTTTTTTGACAGGATAGTCGCCCTGGAGCATCCACGCTTTATAATGCAATATAAAAGCAAATCAAAAGACTTTTACATCAACAAATACCTGGAGGCGTTCGCTGCAGCAACCTCTTCAAAGCCTAAATAA
- a CDS encoding YceI family protein, with protein sequence MKKLSLAILILTVTLSSFAQVANNLTKASVTFKIKNMGINTGGKIGTVQADVQFVPSDLAKSKIDATAESASINTDNEMRDNHLKGEDYFDVAKYPKITMRSISFKHNSGNNYTGQFNLTIKDKTKQVTVPFTYTEAGGTAVVKGSFKINRKNFGVGGSSLVLADEATITIEAEVSK encoded by the coding sequence ATGAAGAAACTCAGTTTAGCAATATTAATCTTAACAGTAACACTCAGCAGCTTTGCGCAGGTTGCCAACAACCTTACAAAAGCTTCGGTAACGTTTAAGATAAAGAACATGGGCATAAATACCGGCGGTAAGATAGGGACCGTACAGGCCGACGTTCAGTTTGTACCCTCAGACCTTGCCAAAAGCAAGATAGACGCCACGGCAGAGAGTGCATCTATTAACACCGATAACGAGATGCGCGACAATCACCTAAAGGGAGAGGATTACTTTGATGTTGCTAAGTACCCTAAGATAACAATGCGCTCTATTTCTTTTAAACACAATAGCGGCAACAACTACACTGGTCAGTTTAACTTAACCATTAAAGACAAAACCAAACAGGTAACTGTACCATTCACCTACACCGAAGCTGGAGGCACAGCAGTTGTAAAGGGCTCCTTCAAAATCAACCGTAAAAATTTTGGCGTGGGTGGCAGCAGTTTGGTACTGGCAGACGAAGCTACCATTACTATAGAAGCCGAAGTAAGCAAGTAG
- a CDS encoding M90 family metallopeptidase: MVTFIILIAFVLVIAIGSKRKNGAKSTGNLLTAEQKQLLQAHVNFYAKLNDVDKLRFEDKIEHFFDDVRIEGVGLELTQLDRLLVASSAVIPIFGFEDWSFRNVTNVLLYPDTFDKDFQFEGEDRNIMGMVGSGYMNGQMILSRRALEKGFSKNSGKENTGIHEFVHLIDKADGATDGVPEAFLVNEYVEPWLKMMHKEIARIEDGHSDINPYAVTNEAEFLAVTSEYFFTKPDEFKTKHPELYDLLSKAFGQQPSQK; the protein is encoded by the coding sequence ATGGTCACATTTATTATACTAATTGCCTTTGTGCTCGTAATCGCTATTGGTAGTAAACGGAAAAACGGCGCTAAGTCAACAGGCAACTTGTTAACTGCCGAACAGAAGCAGCTGTTACAGGCACATGTTAATTTCTACGCTAAACTTAACGATGTGGACAAACTGCGGTTTGAAGATAAAATTGAACATTTTTTTGATGATGTACGGATAGAAGGTGTTGGTCTCGAATTAACTCAATTGGACAGGTTGCTTGTAGCCTCAAGCGCTGTTATCCCCATCTTCGGCTTTGAGGATTGGAGTTTTAGAAATGTTACCAATGTTCTTTTATACCCGGACACGTTTGACAAAGACTTTCAGTTTGAAGGAGAGGATCGTAACATAATGGGCATGGTTGGTAGTGGTTACATGAATGGACAAATGATCCTTTCGCGCCGTGCGCTCGAAAAAGGTTTTTCAAAAAATTCGGGTAAAGAAAATACCGGTATACATGAGTTTGTTCATTTGATTGATAAGGCTGACGGGGCGACAGATGGAGTGCCGGAAGCATTTTTAGTAAATGAATATGTTGAGCCCTGGCTAAAAATGATGCATAAAGAGATAGCACGGATTGAAGACGGGCATTCTGACATTAACCCGTACGCTGTGACTAATGAGGCAGAGTTCCTGGCCGTTACATCAGAGTACTTTTTTACCAAGCCAGATGAGTTTAAAACCAAACACCCGGAATTGTATGATCTGCTGAGTAAAGCATTTGGACAACAACCATCGCAAAAGTAA
- a CDS encoding pyruvate dehydrogenase complex dihydrolipoamide acetyltransferase: MAEVVKMPKMSDTMTEGVLAKWHKKVGDKVKSGDVLAEIETDKATMDFESYQDGVLLYIGVQEGGAAPVDAVIAVLGKEGEDYKAALDGAGGGNAAPAKSEEQPAAEAKPAAVEDKKPAATAEKSAAAKPKVDTSSIPATVIRMPLLSDTMTEGTIEKWNFKVGDKVKADDSLADVATDKATMEVVGYEEGTLLYIGVKEGEAAKVNAIIAIVGKEGTDVQPLIDNADGSDGTSTAAPAEEATTSVAEETPAPAEGSQAGSSDDDSRVKASPLARKIAKDKGINLNDVKGSAEGGRIIKKDVEGFTPSAKQAAATESAPAAKPQETAQAAPAKAPIVLPSFTGEEKFSERPVTQMRKAISRRLSESLFTAPHFYVTMSIDMDQAIAARVKMNDVAPVKISFNDFVVKACAVALRQHPAINSSFLGDKIRTNEHVHIGVAVAVDEGLLVPVIKFADNKSLSHLSVEVKEFASKAKSKKLQPAEMEGSTFTISNLGMFGVDEFTAIINTPNACILAVSGIQAVPVVKNGAVVPGNVMKVTLSADHRVVDGATAAAFLQTLKQLLEEPVRLLI, from the coding sequence ATGGCTGAAGTAGTTAAAATGCCAAAAATGAGCGATACCATGACCGAAGGGGTATTGGCTAAATGGCATAAAAAAGTTGGCGACAAGGTGAAATCGGGCGATGTATTGGCCGAGATTGAAACCGACAAAGCCACGATGGATTTTGAATCGTACCAGGACGGCGTTTTATTGTACATTGGTGTACAGGAAGGCGGTGCTGCCCCGGTTGATGCCGTAATTGCCGTTTTAGGCAAAGAAGGCGAAGATTATAAAGCGGCCTTAGATGGTGCCGGAGGCGGTAACGCTGCGCCTGCGAAATCAGAAGAACAACCAGCAGCAGAAGCTAAACCTGCTGCCGTTGAAGATAAAAAACCTGCTGCAACGGCCGAAAAGTCTGCAGCTGCAAAACCTAAGGTAGATACTTCAAGCATTCCGGCTACTGTTATTCGTATGCCGCTGCTAAGTGATACCATGACAGAAGGTACCATTGAAAAATGGAACTTTAAAGTTGGGGACAAAGTAAAAGCTGATGACTCGCTTGCTGATGTAGCTACTGATAAAGCTACAATGGAAGTAGTAGGTTACGAAGAAGGTACCCTGCTGTACATCGGCGTTAAAGAAGGCGAAGCTGCAAAGGTTAATGCAATTATTGCTATTGTTGGTAAAGAGGGTACAGATGTACAGCCTTTGATTGACAATGCCGACGGCAGCGATGGTACATCTACTGCTGCACCTGCAGAAGAAGCTACTACAAGCGTTGCTGAAGAAACCCCGGCTCCTGCTGAAGGTTCTCAGGCTGGTTCATCAGATGATGACAGCCGCGTTAAAGCATCACCGCTAGCCCGTAAGATAGCCAAAGACAAAGGAATAAACCTTAATGATGTAAAAGGCAGCGCAGAAGGCGGCCGTATCATCAAGAAGGACGTTGAAGGCTTTACACCATCTGCAAAACAGGCAGCTGCTACCGAAAGCGCACCTGCTGCAAAACCGCAGGAAACAGCCCAGGCTGCACCGGCAAAAGCACCTATCGTATTGCCAAGCTTTACAGGTGAAGAGAAGTTCAGCGAAAGGCCTGTTACGCAAATGCGTAAGGCAATCAGCCGCCGTTTATCTGAAAGCTTGTTTACTGCACCGCATTTTTATGTGACCATGTCTATAGACATGGATCAGGCTATTGCAGCACGCGTAAAGATGAACGATGTAGCACCTGTAAAAATATCTTTTAACGATTTTGTGGTAAAAGCCTGCGCTGTAGCCTTAAGGCAGCACCCGGCTATCAACTCTTCGTTCTTAGGCGATAAGATCCGTACTAACGAGCATGTACACATTGGTGTAGCCGTTGCGGTAGACGAAGGCTTGTTGGTACCTGTAATTAAATTTGCTGATAACAAATCATTAAGCCACCTTTCTGTAGAAGTAAAAGAGTTTGCCTCAAAAGCCAAGTCCAAAAAATTACAACCTGCAGAAATGGAAGGTTCTACTTTCACCATATCTAACCTGGGCATGTTTGGTGTTGACGAGTTTACGGCCATCATTAACACTCCTAACGCGTGTATACTTGCGGTAAGCGGCATACAGGCAGTACCGGTTGTTAAAAACGGCGCGGTAGTACCTGGCAATGTCATGAAAGTAACCTTGAGTGCAGATCACCGCGTGGTGGATGGCGCAACAGCAGCTGCCTTCTTGCAAACACTTAAGCAATTGCTTGAAGAGCCGGTAAGATTATTAATCTAA
- a CDS encoding RNA polymerase sigma factor — MSFFKKPITPVNDDDDKLVAGYRAHGDLAVLGKLYERHMHLVYGVCLKYLKDEEQSQDAVMAIFEELVTKVRQHEIKQFKSWLYVLSRNYCLMQLRAGKKIITVELEEFMEFDPIVHPEENGREESLNKLEHCMGKLTPAQKQSVQLFYLEERCYKDIAEVTGFTMNEVKSYIQNGKRNLKICLERNGG; from the coding sequence ATGAGTTTCTTCAAAAAACCAATTACACCTGTTAACGACGATGATGACAAGCTGGTAGCCGGCTATCGCGCGCATGGCGACCTGGCCGTATTGGGTAAGCTATACGAGCGCCATATGCATCTGGTATACGGTGTTTGTCTTAAATACCTTAAGGACGAGGAGCAATCACAGGATGCTGTAATGGCGATATTTGAAGAACTGGTTACAAAAGTGAGGCAGCACGAGATTAAACAGTTCAAGAGCTGGCTTTATGTGCTCAGCCGTAATTATTGTTTGATGCAATTAAGGGCAGGAAAAAAAATAATTACGGTTGAACTTGAAGAGTTTATGGAATTTGACCCGATTGTGCATCCTGAAGAGAATGGACGCGAAGAATCACTCAATAAACTGGAGCACTGCATGGGTAAATTAACGCCTGCTCAAAAACAAAGCGTGCAATTGTTCTATTTGGAAGAGAGATGTTATAAAGATATAGCCGAGGTTACCGGCTTTACCATGAACGAAGTAAAAAGTTATATACAGAATGGCAAACGTAATTTAAAGATTTGCCTCGAACGGAACGGTGGATAA
- a CDS encoding sensor histidine kinase — MNLRVLVLINSAAVAISLSAVNYYFQHKWYDMIITFLVTLISSYIVFYYLIEKYIYSRIKLIYKLIHNLKLGRDLRDALGEHVTANPIKDVENEVKEWARIKKTEIDDLRKQEKFRRDFLSNISHEFKTPLFAIQGYIEALQDDGFDDREMAEQFLKKASKNVDRLSYLIKDLDEISKLESGEIPINYSKFKINDLIKEVFESLEFKARDHNIKLIFKQKYDDGIYVNADREKIRQVLVNLIDNSFKYGKEGGSTSVSLFTLHDQVLVEVTDDGLGIEEKNLPRLFERFFRTDTSRSRQIGGSGLGLAIVKHIVEAHQQNINVRSTEGVGSTFGFTLQKVKQALPFPNIPVLKS, encoded by the coding sequence ATGAATTTGCGTGTGCTCGTTCTCATCAATTCCGCGGCTGTAGCTATCAGCTTGTCGGCAGTAAACTATTATTTTCAGCACAAGTGGTACGATATGATCATCACCTTCCTGGTGACTTTGATCAGCAGTTATATCGTATTTTACTATCTTATCGAAAAGTATATCTATTCGCGTATCAAGCTTATTTATAAGCTTATCCACAACTTAAAACTGGGCCGCGATTTGAGAGATGCCCTTGGCGAACATGTAACCGCCAACCCTATTAAAGATGTGGAGAATGAGGTAAAAGAGTGGGCACGGATTAAGAAAACGGAGATTGACGATCTGCGTAAACAGGAAAAATTTCGACGGGACTTCCTCTCTAACATCTCTCATGAGTTTAAGACTCCGCTGTTTGCTATACAGGGTTATATAGAAGCCCTGCAGGACGATGGTTTTGACGACCGCGAAATGGCAGAACAGTTTTTGAAAAAGGCTTCAAAAAATGTAGACCGCCTAAGCTATCTGATTAAAGACCTTGATGAGATATCTAAACTGGAATCAGGCGAGATCCCGATTAATTACAGCAAGTTTAAAATTAATGATCTTATAAAAGAAGTGTTTGAATCGCTGGAGTTTAAGGCCAGGGATCACAACATCAAGCTAATATTTAAACAGAAGTATGACGACGGTATTTACGTAAATGCCGATCGCGAGAAGATACGACAGGTACTGGTTAACCTTATAGATAACTCCTTTAAATACGGCAAGGAAGGCGGAAGTACATCTGTAAGCCTGTTTACCCTGCATGACCAGGTGTTGGTAGAAGTAACTGATGACGGGCTTGGCATTGAAGAAAAGAACCTGCCGCGGCTATTTGAGCGGTTCTTCCGTACCGATACGAGCCGCTCCCGGCAGATTGGCGGATCGGGCCTGGGCCTGGCTATTGTTAAGCACATTGTAGAAGCGCATCAGCAAAACATTAACGTAAGAAGCACAGAGGGTGTAGGATCTACCTTCGGCTTTACACTGCAAAAAGTTAAGCAGGCCTTGCCATTCCCCAATATACCCGTGTTAAAAAGTTAA